The segment atatatattatttggttgttcacaaaaattatcaagtgataTTAGTACCAATTTAATTCTTTGTTGTTTTCTATCTAAAAGTTGTACCCAAacactaaaaagaaaaaaagaaaaattgaatcaatttatttatcatcatattattattgaacaattattttttaatttatttaataaacttactATTGAGCATCTGGTGTCCATCCAACACGTACTAAATATTCCATCCAAGGAAACATTGTATGTAAAGGATATTGTAAttctaatatttcaatatcaaCTATTTGAAGTGCATcaaaaaaacgaaattgtaccatttttaaattactcttAGCATTTGATGCACCAGCACGTGGAAATCTAAATTCATCAACTTCACAAGAATTGAGACTCGATgatggaaaacaaaaaattttaacatcacTTTCATCAACTTCTTCATAGACAATCCTATAAATTCCATATGTTGATTTTGGCTGCCACCAATAGCCaatatatctatttataaatttttcattaatgtaTTTagtatctatatattttttataattataatgaattaaaaagccaaaaaaaataccttgTAAATTCTTCTTGCATGACAGATAAAGGATTACTATGTAACATTGCTTCATTAACTATTCTACCCACTTGAGGAATTTCTtcccttttttaaaaatatttttaacgttgtctacttaatttttcttcagcCATTTTATGATAGTTTAAATTTGGTTTTCAATTAACATCTTATTGATCGAAATTGAATTCACTTATTGTTATAGACAAACCTATGTCAACGTCCTTTCATATGTACTAGACCAATTGGCGCGCTATTAATGTGATGTTTTGTCAATGATGTAAGAAAGTTGTAGTAAGAAATTTTTGATCTCGATCATTACGTTAAAATTCACGATATCTcccaatttataatttactctTTCTTTTCGAGtatatagtagaaaaaaaaagaataacaaataaactaattattagTCTAGATCAATTCCTCAGCCATTtgacacaaaaattttaattaaatataggaAGTATTGCTGAGGAATTTATTTAGACTacggattaatttatttagtcacattcttttcttaacaacatttgccataattatttgacacaataattctaatttaatataaaaatattgatgtgaAATTCAActagattataaattaatttttttgcttacaTTCTTTCTTTtgcaacatttgccaatagctatttaactaattaaatatGGCAAACGTTGatagccaaataaattaattcgttatctaaattattttttcagcaatatttttcataattatatcaatttattatggcaaatattgctgaagaattaatgaaaattgttaatttttttatttttttattacatacatACTTCTTACTATTTACTACACCTTCTTACATCATTGACAAAACATCACATatataagcaaaaaatataataacaacgGGTACACATAGCAAcggataaacaaaataaaacgttaatcaattaaacaaaaataaatgaattatcatgAACAGCCAATCAAATAGCTCGAAGAGAGGCTTCAAtatcctttttatataaggataTCTTTGGGATTTGGATCATTGAATCTACATTCATAAGGTTTACAATTAAAAGTTATCATTTCTCTCTTAGCTACGTTTTTCATATCATTACCTGTTCTTTCTGGTACTTCTTCAATACATGGTATTTCTTCAACTATTTTTGTGTTTAGCAGTTGGTTGATATTGATTTATCGTACCAAAATTACCagctataaatttaaaaacaaaatgattttttttttttagtgtgaattaaatcattattttcttttttttttttttttcatagaacCAGCAGGTATACTATATTCTGGATATAATGCAGCGCTTTATAGTACAGAAAAAATGAACGGTACTCAAGAAAGTGCTAATAgcaatttaacaaatgaaaaaagtagAGGTTGGCAAGGCTGTATGCGTAAATTCTTTGGATATAGTGACGGAATGAAAAGTACGTGATCAAAACAACTATTAAAACTTCAACAATTACATTACTgtgatgtttttaaaataagttGAGCTGGATCACCAAATTTCCGTGAACAACTTGGTGTtgcaaaacataaaaaaaagtactacTCAAAGCACTGGTAATATGATGCATCCCTAACGGCACGACCCAACCCCTTATGAACCGTTATTAAACGGTCGTCTCAAGGTTGGAATGTGCGCAAAAAAAACCGCAAACAAACCATTTTTAAAcctaaatataaacaaagtaGAACTAACCGTTAATTGACCGTTGATAAACCTTGTTCAAACCCAAATATTTTAGATTAAAATAACTAACCAAAAACTAACCAGAAACTAACTTTTCGGGTCAGCATTTATGGTTTACTCATAGTTTATTTAGAGTTTGTTAGTGGTTCGTTAGCGGTTAATTCAACTCAGTTTATTTGTGGTTGGTTAGCGGTTTGTTAGCGGttaattatatgattatatatcacagtaaaaaaatgactGTATAAATTcgtttatattgaaaataatctgAAAATATGCATAAATAACAaggttttaataataatttatcatttcagTCATATAAATATGGttacaatatacaatattgtatatagacgatacaaatgaaaaatacataaaaagaacagaaaaaaatagagcgatagaaaaattctataattatggatgtatatatttagaatCTCCAGAATCTATTTCAGAATCTCCCATAGATTGATTTCTCAAAGGACCTTCTTCTTTCCGTCCGCTTCTAACTGGCCTCATCACTAGAACCACTTACATGTGGATAACATAAACTTATTAAACCACATGCTGATGTTCTTGACGTAAATTAATCACCAGATGCCAAACGTTGTATACCAATGGAACAAAATGATCTTCAAGATATGCTGGACTGTGTTGACTTGCAATATTACGCGACAATTCAATTGCTTTGTCACGTATAACTGTTTCTTCAACAGCTGCCAATGCTTCAAGTGGTGGCtgaaattcattattttcaattacaatTGATGTAAATGAATACATCGATAAGTTTATTATTGTCTGACTTATTTACTtgaatgtaatattttattttatttttttttctttttttttttgacgtttaaataatattttttcaagtagatgattgattttatgaaaaaaaacaaaaaatcaagttaaCGTTAAAGTGAGTATGttagttttttcatttaaacatgtaaaaaacaaacttaaaGTTtgcttgtatttattttttattaattaatcaagctATATAGTCTAATcaataatgttaaattgttgaatgtcaatttaaataattatcgttttttttcaaacacttaccaataaacaataaacatgatCAAGTCCACCTACGAGTGGTGTGAATGTTAGAAGTTGTTCAGCGAGTGCCAATGAAACTTCATCTCCATCATACATTGTCCACGTCAAAAAAGGCATCAACTCACTACGAGTACGTTCAGCACCAAGTGCCAAGGCAATCGTTGAAAGTTTTTCG is part of the Aphidius gifuensis isolate YNYX2018 linkage group LG1, ASM1490517v1, whole genome shotgun sequence genome and harbors:
- the LOC122849245 gene encoding serine/threonine-protein phosphatase 2A 65 kDa regulatory subunit A alpha isoform-like, producing MPFLTWTMYDGDEVSLALAEQLLTFTPLVGGLDHVYCLLPPLEALAAVEETVIRDKAIELSRNIASQHSPAYLEDHFVPLVYNVWHLVINLRQEHQHVV